The Amycolatopsis sp. NBC_01480 genome segment ATCTGGGAATCGCCGATCCACTACGCCAACCAGAACACGTCCGGCCTCGCCAGTTCCACCCGCGCGTTGCAGCTGAACCCGGACGCGGCGATGCAGGCGAAACTGGCCGGCCGCATCGCCTATCTCGCGGCGCACGGGCAGAGCCCGGCCGGGTTCTTCTACGAGCCGACCGGGATGGACATCAACTACAACTTCGAGGTGATGATCCCGGAGCTGGCCGAGATCTACGTGCTCACCGGGGACAAGACCGTGCTCTCGATGGCTTCGAAGTTCGCGAGCTGGTTCGGCTACAACGTCGTGCGCGAGCCGGACGGCACCGGTTCGCTGACCTACGTCGGCATGTCCGCGCGCACCACGGTGACCGGCTACGACAACGTGATCCCCGACCCGGACCGGACCAACCTCGGCTCGTTTTTCGTCCCGGAGGTCCCCGCGCTGGCCCCGTTCTTCACCTCGGCCGAGGACCGCGCCGCGACGAGGGCGGAGTGGGCGGCCGCGTCCGGCCCGGCGCCGGGACTGGCCAAACAGGACACTTCGCCGCGCATTCTCGCGCACGCGCCGTACGGGGAGTCGTTGCCCTCCAAGGCGGCCAAACAGGCGGCGATCGCCCAACTGCCCTACCTGGCGAGCACGGACTTCGCGGTGCAGCGCCGGGACGACCTGACGAACCAGGCCTACACCTTCATCCGGCGGCCGGCGCTGTACCTCGCCGCGTTCTTGGGCACCCGTCCGTCTTCGGAGGTGCGCGGCTCGGCCGGGCTGCTCTGGCACCCGGCCGCGGGCACGCTCGTGCAGAGCCAGCAGGACGACACGCAGTGCTGGGCGAGCCTGCTGCCCAACGGGAATCCGGACGCGCGCAGCAACCTCGACGCCACCTACCAGGTCGGCGGCCGGGCCTGGGACGGGCAGCGGATCGTGCCCGGCAGCGCGCCGGTGGTGGTGGACTACGCCCTGCCGGACGGCCGGATCCACACCACGCTGACCGTCACGCCGAACACCGTCACCCGCGCGGTGCAGGGGACCAGCGCGCTCACCGAGCAGGTCCCGCTGGTGCTCAAGCCGGCCGACACGGTGTCCTTTTCGGACGGAACCCCGATCGGCTACGGCCGGAACTCCGCCGCGACCGCGACCGGCCTGACCATCCACCGCGGCAGCCAGGCGATCACCATCAGCTGGGGGACCGCCCTCGCCGCCTCGGTCACGGCGACCGCGGTCAACATCCTCTCCACCGGCGGCCGCCGTATCCACGTGCTGCGCGTCCCGCACGGCGGCACGCTCAGCACCGTGATCACCCTGCCCTGACCCGGCCCGCCGGCCCGCCGGCCGCCGCCCGCCGCCCGCCGCGGGCTATGCGGGCGGAAACAGCGGGGCCCGGCCCAGCGGCGTCAGCGGATGGCGGCGCGGTAGGAGTGGGTGCCCGGTGTCGCGGGGTGGGCCAGCCGTGCGCGGCTCCCGTTCAAGGGCTCGTGAGTGTTTATGACGGTTCTAGCCGTCATAAACACTCACGAGTCTACTCAGGCCGCGCCGGTGATCTGCTCGTTCAGGTAGAGGAACGTGCCGATGCCGTGGAAGTCGTTGGTGGCCCGGGGCCGCGCGAGGTAGAACGGCGCGTCGCCGACGTTCGTGCCGACGCCGATCTGGGTGATCTGCGTGGCGCCGCCGTCGGCGATCGAGACGCGGTCGCGCACGCCGGCGTACCCGGCGTCCACTACCGGCTGGTAGTCCTTGCCGAGGTAGCCGCGCTGGATCCCGCGGGAAAGCGTGTAGGTGAACAGGCTCGAGCACGAGGTCTCGGTCCAGTTGCCGGCCAGAGTCGGCTTGACCGGCAGCTGAAACCACCGGCCGGTCGCGGGGTCCTGCCACTTGCGGAAACCGTCGGCGAGGTAACGCACGATGCCGGCCAGCGCGCCGCGGTCCGGCGCGGTCTGGGGGAGCGCGTCGAGTACATCGACGGTCGCCGCGCCGAACCAGCCGACCGCCCGGCACCACACTTCGGGGGAGTTGCCCGTGGCCGGATCGGACCAGCTCGCTTTATGCGTTTCGTCGTAGGCGTGATACAGCAGGCCGCCGGGATTACGCAAGTGACTGAAGTAGGTAAGCAGTTGCTTTGCCGCTTGCGTGGTGCCGAAGGAATCGCCGGTGTCCGCGCCGTAGTGCGCGAGGAATGGGGTGAGCATGAACGCGCCGTCGGCCCAGAGCTGCCCGGTCAGGCCGGTGTTGTGGATGAACCCGCCGTCCGAGGTCTTCGGGTAGCTGTCCAGTCGCGTGCGGATGCGCTGCGCGGCCAGCGAATAACGCGGGTCGCCGGTCTGCTGCGCGAGGATCAGGAAGACGTTGCCGGCGAGCATGCTGTCGAGATCGTTGTAGGCGTTGCCGGTGCTGCCGTCCGGCTTGACCTTCGCGGCGCCCCAGTCCTCGATGTAGTCCACGTAGCGGGAGTCGTGGGTGCGCTGGTAAACGCGGTACAGGCCGAGCAGGAACAGGGCGTCGGTGTAGCCCAGTCCCAGCGAGGCGGCGGGATGCGCGCCGATCGTCGAATCCGCGACGGCGCGGGAGAGGTCGGCGCGGGTCGCGGCCGAGGCCGCCACCGGCGCCTGAAGCAGGCCGACGGCGACGAGAATGGTGCACAGTAAACGGAAAACGGTACGGGTCGCCAAGGGGAACCAGCTCCTTTGCCGGGGTACTGCGGTGATCTTCGGCGGGATTCGCCGAAACGGTCAACCGCCCGCCGGGGAAAAGAACCGGACAGAAAACGGGACTGATATATCGATGGGGGCGCCGTTTTCATTGACTTCCCCGGCCGCGGGCCGCTTCCCTGTTCGTGGTGCCCTGGTCGCGGGGCGCCTCGCTTCGGCTGGAGGAGCCCACCATGGTCCTGGCCCGGATCGCCCGACTGTCCGCGGTCCTCTTGCTGGCCCTCGCGGCGCTGATCGTCCCGGCCGCGACGGCCACGGCCGTCACCGCCACCGATGTCTCGGTGAACGGGACGGCGACCGGCCGGACCTTCGACGGCCTCGGCGCGATCAGCGGGGGCGGCGGCAATTCCCGGCTGCTGCGCGACTACCCGCCGGAGCAGCAGGCGCAGCTGCTCGATTACCTGTTCAAGCCTGGTTACGGCGCCGCGGTGCAGCTGCTGAAGCTGGAGATCGGCGGCGACGCGAACTCCACCGACGGCGCCGAGCCCAGCCACGAGCACGTGCGCGGCCAGGTGAACTGCGACGCCGGCTACGAGTTCTGGCTGGGGGAGCAGGCGGTCGCGCGCAACCCGGGGATCAAGCTGGTCGCGCTGCCGTGGGCCGCGCCCGGCTGGATCGGCGGCGGGAACTTCTGGTCCCAGGACATGATCGACTACGACATCTCCTGGCTCGGCTGCGCCAAGCAGCACGGGCTGACCATCAGCTACCTCGGCGGCTGGAACGAAAAGGGCCACAACACCGCCTGGTACAAGGATTTGCGCACCTCGCTCGACGCCAACGGCTACGGCTCGGTGCAGATCGTCGGCGACGACACCGACTGGGGGACCGCCGACGACATGCTGTCCGACCCGGCCTTCGGCAAGGCGGTCGGCGTGGTCGGCGCGCACTACCCGTGCGGCTACCTGTCCGACGCGACCTCGTGCGCGTCCAGCGCGAACGCGGTCGCGACCGGGAAACCGCTGTGGGCCAGCGAGTTCGGCTCCCAGGACCAGGACTCCGGCGCGCAGCCGCTGATCCGCAGCGTCACCCGCGGCTACCTCGACGGGCAGATGACCGGCTTCATGAACTGGCCGATCATCGCGTCGCTGTACCCGAACCTGCCGTTCGACACCGTCGGCCTGGCGACGGCGAACTCGCCGTGGTCGGGCTCCTACCAGCTGGGCAAGAACCTGTGGGCCACCGCGCAGGTCACGCAGTTCACCCAGCCCGGCTGGAAGTTCCTCACCGGCTCCGCGAGCGGCTACCTCGGCGGCGACCGCGCGAACGGCAGCTACATCAGCCTGAAGCCGGGCAACGGCACGGATTACTCGACGATCTACGAGACGACCAGCGCCACCAGCGCGCAGACCGTGAACGTCAAGGTCTCCGGCGGGCTGGGCACCGGCGCAGTGCACGTGTGGTCGAGCGACCTCGGTTCGAGCAACCAGGCGGACTACTTCGTCAAGCAGGCCGACGTGACCCCGCAGAACGGCTCGTACTCGCTGACGCTGCAGCCCGGCCGGGTCTACTCGGTCACCACCACGACCGGGCAGGGCAAGGGCACCGCGACCGCGCCGCCCGTGCACGGCCTGCCCCTGCCGTACGCCGACAATTTCGACGGCTACCCCACCGGCACCGAGGCGAAGTACTTCTCCGACATGCAGGGCGCCTTCGAATCCCGCCCCTGCGTCGACGGCCGCAGCGGGCAGTGCCTGCAGCAGGTCGCGCCGGTCAAGCCGATCGAATGGCAGGGCGACAGCGACGCGTACGGCCTGATCGGCGATCTGAACTGGCGGGACTACAGCGTCGCGGTCGACGTGGACCTGCGGCAGTCCGGCACCGTCACCCTGCTGGGCCGGGCGAACACCCAGAACCGGCCGCAGAGCCGTCAGGCCGCCTACCAGCTGCGCCTGGACGAGCGGGGCGCCTGGTCGATCGCGAAGAACGACAGCAACGGCCAGCTGACCACCCTGGCTTCGGGCACGGCCGCCGCGCCGGGGCTGAACTCGTGGCACCGCGTCGGCCTCAGTTTTTCCGGCGACGACATCACCGCGACGCTCGACGGCGCCACGCTCGGCACCGCCGCGGACAGCTCGTTCCCCGCGGGCCAGGCCGGGTTCGGCGTCGTCGGTTACCAGACCGACCTGTTCGACAACCTGTCGCTGGCCGCGGCCCCGCCCGGCAACCACAGTGGTGTCCTCAAAGGACTGGAGTCCGGGATCTGCGCGGACGTGCCGAAGGTGAGCGACCAGAACGGCACCGCGATCGCGCTGTGGGACTGCAACGGCGGCGTGAACCAGCAGTGGACGGCCACCCCGGCCGGGCAGCTGATGGTGTACGGCACCAAATGCCTCGACGGGACCGACCCCGCGGCCGCCCAGATCCAGGACTGCACCGGCGCGGCCGCGCAGAAGTGGGACCTGAAAGCCGACGGCACCGTGGTGAACGGCGGCTCGGGCCAGTGCCTGACCGCGTCCGGCACCGCGCCGGCCGACGGCCTGGGCACGGCGTCGTGCACCGGCGCCCCGAACCAGGGCTGGTCCCGCAGCCCGGCGCCGAGCATGCTCCAGGGCCAGGCGTCCGGCCGCTGCGCGGACGTGCCCGCGGGCGACTCGACCCCCGGCACCCGCCCGACATTGTGGGACTGCCACAACGGCAGCAACCAGGAATGGACGTCCACCGCGACCAACCAGCTGACCGTGTTCGAAAACCGGTGCCTCGACGTGGTCGGCGGCGGCACGGCCGACGGCACCCCGCTGCAGATCAGCGAGTGCACCGGCAGCGCGGCCCAGCAGTGGCGGGTCCGCTCGGACGGCGCCGTGGTGAACGTCGCGTCGGGCCAATGCCTGGACGCCGCGGGCGGCGGCACCGCGGACAGCACCCCGCTGGTGGTTTCCGGCTGCACCGGATCAGCGAGCCAGAAGTGGGCGCGCGTCTGAGCTGTTTCGTAACGCCGGGGGACCGGCGAGCGACCGCGTCGGCAAAGGGCTTGGCACAGCCGATCCGGCGGGAGTCGAACGATGGCGGACAACGAGCAGTCAGCGAACTACGAGACGGCGCCGCTGAACCTGGACGAGACCCTCAACCAGGGCACGACCTACAACCCCGGCGTCCCGGTCATCCGCACCGGGACGGTGCCCGATCCCACTGAACCGGAGCCCGCGGCCCCGGCCGCGAATCCGGAGCCGAAGCCGGAGACGAGCGGCGCGTAACCATGGTGCCCTCGACCTCCGGTGGCCTGGTCGGGCTCCTGCTGGTGCTGGCGCCGGGGATCTGGTACGAGCTGATCCGCCAGCGCTCCCGCCCGGGGCGAGGGGATTCCACCTTCGTGGAGGTTTCCCGCATCCTGCTGGCGGGGGTGCTCGTGAGCCTGACCGTGCTGATCCTGCTCGGCGGCTTCCGCACCATCGACCCGCGGCTGCTCGCCGACCCGCAGGCGCTGCTGTCCCAGCCGGGGTATCTGGCCGGGCACCTCGGCCTCCTGACCTGGACGTTGGCCTGCTTCCTGGTCCTCGCCATGACGATCCCCGCCGTGTGGCTGTACACCACGCCCGGGCGGAACGCGCACGCGGAGATCCGGCAGGAAAGCCTCTGGGTCTCCTACTTCGACCGGATACCGCGGCAGGACGCGCACGAGAAAGGCTTGCCACCGCCCGAATTCACCTACCTGCAGGTGCGCATGGCCAGCGGCGTGCTCTACCGCGGGCGCCTCGCCGCCTACGACAACGGCCTCGGCCTCGACGACCGGGAGCTGACTCTGAGCCAGCCGAATCTGATCACCAAGCCGGTCGGTGAACCCTGGTCGTCGCTGGCGCCGGACGGGTGGAGCGTGGTGATCATCCGGGGCACCGAGATCAAGGACCTCTGGGTCCTCAACTACGCCCCGGACGACGGTCCCGCTCCGGCCCGGCGCCGCCGGGTGCCGCGGATCCCGGCCCACTGGCGGCTGGTGGTCCTGCTGGCCCTGGAACTCCTGGCGCTGGGCCAGCTGGCAGTCCTCGGCCGATGAGCGCAAAACCCTGACCGCGCCGCAAATTCGCTGCTCAGCCCGTGAGCCAACGGCCGCCCTGACCGGCGGGCCGGCCCCGGACGGCACCCGCCTGCTGAGCGAGGGGAGCGCCGCGGCGATGGCCGCGTTCCAGGCCGACCTGCCCGACAAACACGCGCTGGGCGATTCGTGGGGCCTCGGCTGGATCCGGTACGACTGGGCCGGCCACCGGCTGATCGGGCACGACGGCAACACCATCGGCCAGTCGGCGTTCCTGCGGCTGCTGCCGGAGCAGGGCCTCGCCGTCGCGCTGCTCACCAACGGCGGCAGCCCCCGCGACCTTTACCAGGACCTCTACTGCGAGGTCTTCGCCGAACTGGCGGACGTCGAAATGCCGTTGCCGCTCACGCCGCCCGCGGAGCCGGTGACCGTTGACTTCGAACCGTTTCTGGGCACGTACGAGCGGGCCGGTGCGCTGGTGGCGGTGTTCCGCGGCGAGGACGGGGCGCGGCTGCGCCACACGGTCACCGGCGCGCTTGCCGAAATGCTGCCGGAAAAGGTGCAGGAATACGCGCTGGTGGCGGTCGAATCGGGTTTGTTCGTGGTCCGGTCCACGGTGGGCCGGGGCTGGCTCCCGGTCACCTTCTACGCCTTGGCCACCGGCGAGGAGTACCTCCACTTCGGCGGCCGCGCGACTCCGAAGGTCCATTAGCCCGCCCCGTGTACGCCTTGGAGGCCTTGTCACGTTTGCTCTAAAGAGTGATTTCGGTGGACACTTTCAGTGAGTGAACGTGGCACCTCGTAGTGACTTTCGGTCACTGTCGGTCAAAGCGAGCCTGTGACCACCGGGTATCCGCAGGTCCGGCGGCAAATCCCTAGTGCCCCTAATCGGCCGGGTGCCGAAGCCCCCTAGTGGTGCTCCGCAAAACCCGGGGTGGCCCCCGTTGGCCCCCGGATGGCGCCGCCCTAAGTTCGTCCCGGAGCCACCGGCTCGTCGGCATGTCCGGCGGTGCTGACCACGGTGCCGATCATTACCACTGCCGATCTGTTGTCATTATCAGGAGAATTGAACTATGGGCCCGGTGCAGACGCTGCACGAATTCGCGTTGAATCTTCTCAGCGACCCGCAGGCACTGGCGGAGTACAACGCCAACCCGCAGGCTGTGCTGAACGGCGCCGGTCTGGGGGACCTGAGCGCGGCGGACGTCCACGACATCATGCCGCTGGTCATGGACACCGCGCCGCTGCCGGCCGCCGGCTCGCCGGCCGGGTTCGCGACCGGTGACGTCACCGGCACGCTGGACCACGTCACCGCGTCCGCGCCCCAGGCGGCGGAAGCCGTCCACAGCGCCACGGGCGCCCTCGGCGGCGAGTCCGGCGTTCTGACCGGGGTCTTCGGCGCGGTCAGCGACATCGCCGACCAGACCGGCCTCAACACCGCCACGCACGGCGCGCTCGGCGACGTCTCCGGCATCGTGGACAGCGTCGCCGGCGCCACCAGCGGCGTGCCGCTGGTCGGCCCGCTGGTCGACGCCGGCGCCATCGACCTGCAGCACACCGTCGGCGCGGTGGGCGATCACCTCTTCGACGGCAAGCTGGTCGGCAGCGTGGTCGACGCCACCACCAACCACCTCGGCGACGCCCTGCTGTGGAAGGCCGCGGTCACCACCGTCGCCCAGGTGCCTGCCGTCGGCGGTCCGCTGAGCGGCGTGGTCGAGGACGTCCGCGTCGGCGGCAGTAGCCTGCTCGGCCAGGTCAACGGGGTCATCGGCTCCACGCCGGTCGGCGTCAACGCCGAGAACATCCAGCCGCACGGCGACTTCGGTGCCGCCGGCGACCTGTCCGGCTCGCTGGACCACGCCGTCTCGGCGCTGCCGGTCGGCCTTCCGGCGCTGCCCGCGGTCCCGGCCCTGCCGGCGGTCCCGGGTGCCTCGGTCCCGGGTGTCCCGGCGGTGCCCGGCGTCCCCGCGCTGCCCGCGGTTCCGGCTCTGCCGGCCATCCCGGGCACGCCGGACGTCTCGTCCACCGTCGGCTCGGTCACCCACACCCTCGCCGGTGCCACCGCGCACCTGCCGATCGCCGGCGACGCGGTGAACCACGCGCTGGCCGCGGCCGGCGAGCACGCTGACACGGGCATCCGCAGCGACGCGCCGACCAGCGACCTCACCAGCACCTCGCACACCGGCGACCTGGTCAGCAACGTGGAGAACCACGCGCACGACCTGACCGCCGGCCTCGACCTGCACCACGGCGTCGAGAGCGCGCTGGGCGACCTGCACATCGGGCACTGAAATCTCGGGCACTGATTCCTGAGTTCGGGCACTGGAACGGGCCCGGGCCTTCCGCCAAGGGAGGCCCGGGCCCGCTTTTGCGCTCGTTGCTTCAGCTCTCGCCGGCCGAACGCGGTTCGGCCAGTGCGTCGGCGCAGACGGTGAGATCGCGGCGCAGGCGGTCCTGCGCCGCGGTGGAGAGCGGCGTGAGCATCCGCTGTTCGACCGACTTCACGAGGGTGCTGGCTGCCCGAAGCTGCTCCCGGCCCGGCGGGGTGAGCCGGCTGGGCAAGGCCCTGCCGTGCGGGGTGCTCGCCGGCCGGGCGACCAGTCCACGGTCCTGTAGCCCGCGCAGCACCAGGTTCATCGACTGGCGCGAGACGAACACGGCACGCGCCAGCTCCGCGTTGGACAGTCCCGGTTGCCGTGCGAGCACTTCGAGGCACGCGTACTGCGGCACGGTCAGGCCCAGCGGACGCAGTTCCGCGTCCATGCGCGTGCGCAGCGCGGCGGCCGCCCGTTTCAGCACATAACCCACGACCTCGTCCAGTGGACCGTCCGGCTCGGCTTGACTCATGTCAACATGATGACATACAGTGACCTATGTCAGCACATTGACACCCATCGCGGAGGGCAGCATGAACGTGACCGGACCCGATTTCCTCGCCCCGCAGGTCCGCCTGGACGCCGCGTCCCCGCGCCCGGGAGCCGGGATCCTGCCGTGGCTGTGCTGCGATGACACGCAAGCACTGCACGGCGAGGCCTGACGGCGGAGGGAGCGAACCATGACCGGCCACACGGTGAACGTCGACGTACTCGGACCTTGGTCGCTCGAAACGTGCAAGCGGTTCTGGGAGGGCTTCGCCCCCGCCGCGCTGGCAGCCCAGCACGCTCCGGCCGAGCTGTGGACGGTGTTCTGCGTCGAGGGCGACTGGAGCCGCGCGGAGGCGCGGGTCGCCCAGCACGGCGGCTCCGCCCGGATCACGGTGACCGGCGACGGCGACCTCGACGCCGCAGTCCGGCAGGTTTGCCGGTTCCTGTCCCTGGACGTCGACG includes the following:
- a CDS encoding glycoside hydrolase family 88/105 protein — protein: MATRTVFRLLCTILVAVGLLQAPVAASAATRADLSRAVADSTIGAHPAASLGLGYTDALFLLGLYRVYQRTHDSRYVDYIEDWGAAKVKPDGSTGNAYNDLDSMLAGNVFLILAQQTGDPRYSLAAQRIRTRLDSYPKTSDGGFIHNTGLTGQLWADGAFMLTPFLAHYGADTGDSFGTTQAAKQLLTYFSHLRNPGGLLYHAYDETHKASWSDPATGNSPEVWCRAVGWFGAATVDVLDALPQTAPDRGALAGIVRYLADGFRKWQDPATGRWFQLPVKPTLAGNWTETSCSSLFTYTLSRGIQRGYLGKDYQPVVDAGYAGVRDRVSIADGGATQITQIGVGTNVGDAPFYLARPRATNDFHGIGTFLYLNEQITGAA
- a CDS encoding ricin-type beta-trefoil lectin domain protein; this translates as MVLARIARLSAVLLLALAALIVPAATATAVTATDVSVNGTATGRTFDGLGAISGGGGNSRLLRDYPPEQQAQLLDYLFKPGYGAAVQLLKLEIGGDANSTDGAEPSHEHVRGQVNCDAGYEFWLGEQAVARNPGIKLVALPWAAPGWIGGGNFWSQDMIDYDISWLGCAKQHGLTISYLGGWNEKGHNTAWYKDLRTSLDANGYGSVQIVGDDTDWGTADDMLSDPAFGKAVGVVGAHYPCGYLSDATSCASSANAVATGKPLWASEFGSQDQDSGAQPLIRSVTRGYLDGQMTGFMNWPIIASLYPNLPFDTVGLATANSPWSGSYQLGKNLWATAQVTQFTQPGWKFLTGSASGYLGGDRANGSYISLKPGNGTDYSTIYETTSATSAQTVNVKVSGGLGTGAVHVWSSDLGSSNQADYFVKQADVTPQNGSYSLTLQPGRVYSVTTTTGQGKGTATAPPVHGLPLPYADNFDGYPTGTEAKYFSDMQGAFESRPCVDGRSGQCLQQVAPVKPIEWQGDSDAYGLIGDLNWRDYSVAVDVDLRQSGTVTLLGRANTQNRPQSRQAAYQLRLDERGAWSIAKNDSNGQLTTLASGTAAAPGLNSWHRVGLSFSGDDITATLDGATLGTAADSSFPAGQAGFGVVGYQTDLFDNLSLAAAPPGNHSGVLKGLESGICADVPKVSDQNGTAIALWDCNGGVNQQWTATPAGQLMVYGTKCLDGTDPAAAQIQDCTGAAAQKWDLKADGTVVNGGSGQCLTASGTAPADGLGTASCTGAPNQGWSRSPAPSMLQGQASGRCADVPAGDSTPGTRPTLWDCHNGSNQEWTSTATNQLTVFENRCLDVVGGGTADGTPLQISECTGSAAQQWRVRSDGAVVNVASGQCLDAAGGGTADSTPLVVSGCTGSASQKWARV
- a CDS encoding DUF6338 family protein; translated protein: MVPSTSGGLVGLLLVLAPGIWYELIRQRSRPGRGDSTFVEVSRILLAGVLVSLTVLILLGGFRTIDPRLLADPQALLSQPGYLAGHLGLLTWTLACFLVLAMTIPAVWLYTTPGRNAHAEIRQESLWVSYFDRIPRQDAHEKGLPPPEFTYLQVRMASGVLYRGRLAAYDNGLGLDDRELTLSQPNLITKPVGEPWSSLAPDGWSVVIIRGTEIKDLWVLNYAPDDGPAPARRRRVPRIPAHWRLVVLLALELLALGQLAVLGR
- a CDS encoding IniB N-terminal domain-containing protein, with translation MGPVQTLHEFALNLLSDPQALAEYNANPQAVLNGAGLGDLSAADVHDIMPLVMDTAPLPAAGSPAGFATGDVTGTLDHVTASAPQAAEAVHSATGALGGESGVLTGVFGAVSDIADQTGLNTATHGALGDVSGIVDSVAGATSGVPLVGPLVDAGAIDLQHTVGAVGDHLFDGKLVGSVVDATTNHLGDALLWKAAVTTVAQVPAVGGPLSGVVEDVRVGGSSLLGQVNGVIGSTPVGVNAENIQPHGDFGAAGDLSGSLDHAVSALPVGLPALPAVPALPAVPGASVPGVPAVPGVPALPAVPALPAIPGTPDVSSTVGSVTHTLAGATAHLPIAGDAVNHALAAAGEHADTGIRSDAPTSDLTSTSHTGDLVSNVENHAHDLTAGLDLHHGVESALGDLHIGH
- a CDS encoding MarR family winged helix-turn-helix transcriptional regulator translates to MSQAEPDGPLDEVVGYVLKRAAAALRTRMDAELRPLGLTVPQYACLEVLARQPGLSNAELARAVFVSRQSMNLVLRGLQDRGLVARPASTPHGRALPSRLTPPGREQLRAASTLVKSVEQRMLTPLSTAAQDRLRRDLTVCADALAEPRSAGES